A stretch of the Leguminivora glycinivorella isolate SPB_JAAS2020 chromosome 2, LegGlyc_1.1, whole genome shotgun sequence genome encodes the following:
- the LOC125235453 gene encoding uncharacterized protein LOC125235453 produces MVKCSHSKCGKNVTKKLPGLQCGKCGKWMHASCIPITTEQLNALCGTEAVEWKCKACNPQHRNKRISAILPDPEDDDNTDTEPVVVVKDCQLSEEFLRQLRNDVRKAIKDEMERTLAFYSDKIDDFQQRLGEYETKMKNIENQNKDLQNKYTNIQLKYNSMEQKLNHIEQTQMDCKIEICGVEKKENENTTEIAKKVAQAIEVNSDDVMSAYRKERRAPAAQQRVGSSIVVTLKPGQRDQWLSVAKGRTITGLDIGHPEDTRIFLREALTPATAFLLWKAKSELKKDELFKFVWCKGGNVLVRKNEQAKIQTIKSEQDIEKLLKVK; encoded by the coding sequence ATGGTTAAATGTTCGCACTCTAAATGTGGCAAAAACGTCACGAAGAAATTACCTGGACTACAGTGTGGGAAATGTGGAAAGTGGATGCATGCTTCGTGTATACCGATAACCACCGAACAGCTTAACGCATTATGCGGCACGGAGGCGGTAGAATGGAAATGCAAAGCGTGCAACCCGCAGCACAGGAACAAACGGATATCTGCAATCCTTCCCGATCCTGAGGATGACGACAACACGGATACCGAGCCTGTCGTAGTGGTAAAAGATTGTCAACTTAGTGAGGAATTCCTGAGGCAGTTGCGCAACGATGTTCGCAAAGCGATCAAAGATGAAATGGAACGTACCCTCGCATTCTATTCCGATAAAATTGATGATTTCCAACAAAGACTCGGAGAGTATGAAACAAAgatgaaaaatattgaaaaccaaAACAAGGACCTGCAAAACAAATATACAAACATACAACTCAAATACAATTCTATGGAGCAAAAATTAAACCATATTGAACAAACGCAGATGGACTGTAAAATTGAAATTTGCGGAGTAGAAAAGAAGGAGAACGAAAACACCACAGAAATAGCCAAAAAAGTGGCCCAAGCAATTGAAGTAAACAGCGATGACGTCATGAGTGCATACAGAAAAGAACGTCGAGCGCCGGCTGCACAACAACGCGTCGGTTCGTCCATCGTCGTGACCTTGAAGCCGGGCCAGCGAGACCAATGGCTCTCAGTTGCCAAGGGCAGAACCATCACCGGCCTGGACATAGGGCATCCAGAGGACACGAGGATCTTCCTGCGCGAGGCACTCACTCCAGCTACGGCATTTCTGTTATGGAAAGCAAAAAGCGAGCTAAAAAAAGATGAACTGTTTAAATTTGTGTGGTGTAAAGGAGGCAATGTACTGGTAAGAAAGAACGAACAAGCCAAGATCCAGACCATAAAGTCAGAGCAGGACATCGAGAAACTTCTTAAAGTGAAATAA